Genomic segment of Paenibacillus polymyxa:
CGCTTCACGCAAATATCCCTTGCCTAGCATCGCACCCACAGAGAAACCACTGCCCAGTCCTTTCGCCAATGTAAAGATATCCGGCTCTATACCATAATGCTCAAAGGAAAACAGTTTGCCCGTCCGTCCCATACCTGTTTGTACCTCGTCAATGATCAGCAGCAAACCATGCTCGCGGCACAGCTTTGTAATCACATCTACGAAAGCAGGGTCTACCGGATACATGCCACCTTCGGCCTGCACCATTTCCAGCATAATTGCCGCCGTGTGCTCACTAATGGCTGCTTCAAGCGCCGTCTGATCATGAAGCGGAACACTTTTGAACCCGGCAGGAAGCGGTAAAAATCCCTCTTTAACTTTGTCCTGACCCGTAGCGGTCAAGGTTGCCAGCGTCCGTCCGTGAAAGGATTGCGTGAACGTAATGATTTCGTAGCGACCGGTCTGCTTTACCTTCTGGTGGTAACGACGCGCCAGCTTAATTGCAGCTTCGTTCGCTTCGGCCCCGCTGTTGCAGAAAAACACGGCATCTGCGCTGCTGTTTGCTGTCAACAAGGCAGCGGCCCGTTCCTGCCCCGGAATATGAAACAGATTAGATACATGCCACAATTCATCGATCTGTTTTTTCAATCGTTCAGCTACTGCTTGAGGCGCATGGCCGAGATTGGTAACGGCAATGCCTGACATGAAATCCAGATAACGCTTGCCCTGATCGTCCCACAGCCAGCTTCCTTGTCCTTTCACCAGTGTAAGCGGGTACCTTGCGTAGGTTGGAAAAAGGGAGCTTTCTGTCTGCGCTTTTGCCGACACCTTTTCCGTTTGCACTCCGCTTCCATCCGTACTTGGCATTTCCTCGCTCACCAGCGTATTCGGTTCCTTACTCATTATGTTCACGCTCCTTTATCGTTTGGTTATATAGGTCGAGCTATATATTGCAATTACTGCATACGCACGATGCGTGTTCCAATTGATTCTCCGCCCAGCACACGGCTTAGTACCTGCGGTTCGCTACCGTTCACAATGACGACTTCCTTCACTTTGCCGTGGATACAGGCAATAGCCGCTCTCACTTTCGGGATCATACCACCATATATTTCACCTGTGCTGATCATATCCTCAATCTCCTGTACGGTGATAGAATCCAGCACTTTCTTTTCTCCGCCATACTTCTTCAATATGCCTGGTACATCTGTAACGACGATCATCCGACTGACCCCCAGATGAGAGGCTACCGCACCCGCCGCTGTATCTGCATTAATGTTGTAACGCTGACCAGATCGATCAATCCCGATGGGTGCAATAACAGGCATATAGTCCATATCCAGTACACCTGTAATAATAGAGGCTTGAACGGATGTTACCTCTCCGACCCAACCGACCTCAGCGGCGTTCGACACAGGCTTGGCTTCGATTAAATAGCCATCACTGCCTGACAACCCCAACGCTCGGCCCCCATGCATCCCTATTCTACGTACAATCTGCTTGTTAATACTGCCTGCCAGTACCATTTCCACGACATCCAGCACGGGTTCGGTCGTTTTGCGTAATCCATGAATAAACTCTGTTTCGATCCCCAGCTTTGCCAAGTTATCGGAAATCGCAGGGCCACCGCCATGTACAATGACAGGTTGAAGACCTTCCGACTGCAAACGCGCCAAATCTTCAAAAAAGGAATCAGGTAACGCAGCCAGCGTACTTCCTCCGCATTTCATCACAAAATTACGACGTGCCACTCCCGCATGATTCGCTTGATCCGCGTGTTCCACTGCCGATTGCATATCATCTCTCCTTTTCTTCTCTGCATATCCGTGCAATTTTCAAATGATACTGGACTTCTATCCGCTCGTTGCTTCTATTATCTACAATCCTTATTCAATCCGTATTTTATTCTGG
This window contains:
- a CDS encoding acetylornithine transaminase; the protein is MSKEPNTLVSEEMPSTDGSGVQTEKVSAKAQTESSLFPTYARYPLTLVKGQGSWLWDDQGKRYLDFMSGIAVTNLGHAPQAVAERLKKQIDELWHVSNLFHIPGQERAAALLTANSSADAVFFCNSGAEANEAAIKLARRYHQKVKQTGRYEIITFTQSFHGRTLATLTATGQDKVKEGFLPLPAGFKSVPLHDQTALEAAISEHTAAIMLEMVQAEGGMYPVDPAFVDVITKLCREHGLLLIIDEVQTGMGRTGKLFSFEHYGIEPDIFTLAKGLGSGFSVGAMLGKGYLREAFTAGSHGSTFGGTPLAMAAVQATIETIIDDKLPERAAEMGDYLFHSLQKQLGDSPFVKDIRGKGLMVGIECAEPVAELVLAGQKKGILFITAGPNVIRLLPNLYVTKDEIDQAVTLIAELFREHLA
- the argB gene encoding acetylglutamate kinase codes for the protein MQSAVEHADQANHAGVARRNFVMKCGGSTLAALPDSFFEDLARLQSEGLQPVIVHGGGPAISDNLAKLGIETEFIHGLRKTTEPVLDVVEMVLAGSINKQIVRRIGMHGGRALGLSGSDGYLIEAKPVSNAAEVGWVGEVTSVQASIITGVLDMDYMPVIAPIGIDRSGQRYNINADTAAGAVASHLGVSRMIVVTDVPGILKKYGGEKKVLDSITVQEIEDMISTGEIYGGMIPKVRAAIACIHGKVKEVVIVNGSEPQVLSRVLGGESIGTRIVRMQ